One genomic region from Populus nigra chromosome 8, ddPopNigr1.1, whole genome shotgun sequence encodes:
- the LOC133701291 gene encoding remorin 1.4-like isoform X3 — protein MYFMGEEEHEKAESKAVSLPTPAKEHGPVKEEKEASLNDAANEKNLVPVSENPTAAENVSGGSNNRDAILSRVETEKRYALIKAWVENEKAKVENKAHKKLSAIGSWETTKKVSVEAKIMKFEEKLERKKAEYAEKMKNKTAELHKAAEEKKAMIEAKKSEECLKVEETAAKFRATGYTPKKFLGCFSS, from the exons ATG TACTTTATGGGGGAGGAGGAGCACGAGAAAGCTGAATCTAAGGCAGTCTCTCTGCCTACACCAGCTAAAGAGCATGGACCTgttaaagaagagaaagaagccTCTTTAAATGATGCTGCTAATGAGAAGAACTTGGTCCCAGTTTCTGAAA ATCCAACTGCTGCTGAAAACGTTTCAGGGGGATCAAATAACAGAG ATGCTATCCTTTCAAGGGTTGAAACGGAGAAAAGATATGCTCTAATTAAAGCATGGGTAGAAAATGAGAAGGCTAAAGTGGAGAACAA GGCTCACAAAAAACTCTCTGCCATTGGATCATGGGAGACAACCAAGAAAGTATCAGTGGAGgcaaaaataatgaagtttgaG GAAAAACTGGAAAGGAAGAAGGCTGAATATGCAGAGAAAATGAAGAACAAAACAGCCGAACTCCACAAGGCTGCTGAAGAGAAGAAAGCAATGATTGAAGCGAAAAAAAGCGAAGAATGTCTCAAGGTAGAGGAAACCGCAGCGAAATTCCGAGCAACCGGGTATACGCCAAAGAAGTTTCTGGGATGCTTTAGTAGCTAA
- the LOC133701877 gene encoding uncharacterized protein LOC133701877, which translates to MDCLALATISATSSAFSVRKILFPSPSVAVRARSSRREIWFPRKNGFLVLAAKEEGQPKLDQWDQMELKFGHLLGEDPKLTLAKIMARKENPDVSYLEVEKSFYKNKGRAVEIKEVPFDVSMKKKPSNVLDGLNLVRPVPKEGFKFQEEDKPVAPPKIKKSNQPVEKAMDNAKRSVPNVILRKPSLYVEDDVEDRPSRNRVNILPNLTLKMGNDQNKEKFSDMTLLRKPRPMSVDEKPDSGNLGTEVNHDGAGMRVEKEEVENRYSGFTLLKKPKTMKIEFKESSETGDASFEEEQVEDNYISGRQPSEKSNIEFTEEEAALDQQSGNNLVDSAVKISMEAALQGKPKRLDQYVEATSASRVEDLNLVNPENLGNANEDVTSISPLEDADWKRADDLLRTGDRVEVELISFSARGFIVSFGSLVGFLPYRNLAARWKFLAFESWLKQKGLDPSLYKKNLGIIGSYNVPEKNSSLDSSIVPNTDRKIELENKPDMKLEDLLMLYDQEKLKFLSSFVGQKIKVNVVIADRKLRKLVVSLRPKEKEELVEKKRHLMATLQIGDVVKCCIKKVTYFGIFVEVEGVPALIHASEVSWDATLNPASCFKVGQIVEAKVHQLDFTLQRIFLSLKEITPDPLIETLESVFGGRAPRDGRLQAAEADSEWADVETLVKELQQIEGIQSVSRGRFFLSPGLAPTFQVYMASMFENQYKLLARSGNKVQEVIVQASLSKEEMKSTILSCTNRVE; encoded by the exons atggacTGTCTTGCTCTTGCCACCATCTCAGCCACTTCATCTGCCTTCTCTGTGAGAAAAATACTGTTTCCTTCACCATCAGTTGCAGTAAGAGCAAGAAGTAGCAGAAGAGAAATATGGTTTCCTAGGAAAAATGGGTTCTTGGTTTTGGCTGCAAAAGAAGAAGGACAACCAAAGCTGGACCAGTGGGACCAAATGGAGCTCAAGTTTGGTCATTTACTTGGTGAAGACCCCAAACTTACTCTTGCTAAG ATAATGGCTAGAAAAGAAAACCCGGATGTTTCATATCTTGAAGTTGAGAAATCATTTTACAAGAATAAGGGTAGAGCAGTAGAAATAAAGGAGGTTCCTTTTGATGTTTCAATGAAAAAGAAACCATCCAATGTATTGGATGGTTTGAATTTAGTTCGGCCGGTTCCGAAGGAAggatttaaatttcaagaagAGGATAAGCCAGTAGCTCCTCCCAAGATAAAGAAATCAAACCAACCTGTTGAAAAAGCAATGGATAACGCAAAGCGTAGTGTTCCAAATGTTATTTTGAGAAAGCCATCTTTGTATGTAGAGGATGATGTGGAAGATAGGCCATCTAGGAATAGGGTGAATATTTTACCAAATTTAACATTGAAAATGGGAAATGATCAAAATAAGGAGAAGTTTAGTGATATGACACTATTGAGAAAGCCACGACCAATGAGTGTTGATGAGAAGCCAGATTCTGGGAATTTGGGAACTGAAGTTAATCATGATGGTGCTGGAATGAGggttgaaaaagaagaagttgagaaTAGATATAGTGGTTTTACGctgttaaaaaaacccaaaactatGAAGATTGAGTTCAAAGAGTCTTCAGAAACCGGGGATGCCTCATTTGAAGAGGAGCAAGTAGAAGATAACTACATATCAG GAAGGCAGCCATCGGAGAAGAGCAATATTGAGTTCACTGAAGAGGAAGCTGCCCTAGACCAACAATCTGGTAACAATTTGGTTGATTCTGCTGTCAAGATCTCTATGGAAGCTGCACTGCAAGGGAAACCAAAGAG ATTAGACCAATATGTTGAAGCGACATCAGCCTCTAGAGTAGAAGATTTGAATCTTGTAAATCCTGAAAATCTTGGAAATGCTAATGAGGATGTCACTTCCATATCACCACTGGAG GATGCTGATTGGAAAAGGGCAGATGATTTGCTTAGGACAGGAGATAGAGTAGAAGTTGAGTTAATTAGCTTCAGCGCAAGAGGTTTCATT GTATCTTTTGGCTCTCTGGTTGGATTTTTGCCATACCGTAACCTAGCTGCAAGGTGGAAGTTCTTAGCTTTTGAGTCATGGTTGAAACAGAAAGGCTTGGATCCATCACTCTACAAGAAAAACTTAGGAATAATTGGAAGCTACAATGTCCCAGAAAAGAACAGTTCTCTTGATTCAAGCATTGTTCCAAATACAGATAGAAAAATTGAGTTAGAAAATAAGCCGGATATGAAGTTAGAGGATCTTCTTATGCTATATGACCAAGAAAAACTGAAGTTCCTGTCTTCTTTTGTTGGTCAG AAAATCAAAGTGAACGTGGTTATTGCTGATAGAAAATTGAGGAAACTTGTAGTTTCTCTGAGGCCAAAAGAGAAGGAAGAGTTGGTTGAGAAAAAGAGACATCTCATG GCTACACTTCAAATTGGGGATGTTGTGAAATGCTGCATCAAGAAAGTAACTTATTTTGGCATTTTTGTTGAg GTTGAAGGTGTGCCTGCGTTAATTCATGCATCGGAGGTCTCATGGGATGCCACTCTGAACCCTGCATCCTGTTTTAAAGTTGGTCAG ATTGTGGAGGCAAAAGTTCACCAATTGGACTTTACCCTTCAACGTATTTTCTTATCATTGAAGGAGATTACA CCTGATCCTCTGATTGAGACCCTGGAATCTGTCTTTGGTGGTCGTGCTCCCCGGGATGGGAGATTACAAGCAGCAGAAGCCGATTCTGAG TGGGCTGATGTTGAAACACTTGTCAAAGAGTTGCAACAAATTGAAGGGATCCAGTCTGTATCTAGAGGCCGCTTCTTTTTGAGTCCAGGTTTAGCTCCCACATTTCAG GTTTATATGGCGTCCATGTTTGAGAATCAATACAAATTGCTTGCTCGATCTGGAAACAAAGTACAAGAG GTGATAGTTCAGGCGTCATTGAGCAAAGAAGAAATGAAATCTACGATTTTGTCTTGCACTAACAGAGTGGAATAG
- the LOC133701963 gene encoding uncharacterized protein LOC133701963 produces MGPYQPKLAEYPRTESGRQYRRFQYTWFDQFPWLEYSPSKDAVFCFPCFIFENKVPRHLTFTTEGFRSWKRVNDGVRCALLMHVGSPTSPHNNAVKSAEDLMKVSRHIDKVLNAQTVEEVQKNRLRLMTTIESVRWLSLQACAFRGHDESSTSNNRGNFLEMIRLMGRLNVDIDDVVLEKAPKNAKYTSPTIQKEILHILANKVRKKICEEVRDAKFCILVDEAKDASNKEQMAIVLRFVDIQGFVRERFFSIVHVSDTTSSTLKKQICDVLARYNLHIFNMRGQGYDGASNMRGAWNGLQALFLRDCPYAYYVHCFAHRLQLALVAAAGNEISIWLFFSKLTTIINLICASPKRHTELHYAQAIEIAHMVATGERETGRRANQIGNLHRSGTTRWSSHFDSICSLIDMYGVTITVLESMVQEGSSNSIRGEAGGCLIVMKSFEFIFILYLMHKIMGITDLLCRALQQKSLDILNAMDLVSTTKALLQTLRDAGFDLLLANVQFVCTKYEIDIPHMNASYKKATGRSCQQQGSVTVYQHYHYDVFNSTIDFQLEELNSRFSDETVELLVLSSALEPKDNFKSFKVDAIYKLAEKFYPEDFNEQEMYYLRSQLEHYQIDVIHHESFQNMSTISELCRGLAETNKSQHYHLIDRLIRLVLTLPVSTATTERAFSAMKHVKTVLRNKMKEEFLADSMMIYIERELVEDIDSDSIIDEFYSIKHRRVQL; encoded by the coding sequence ATGGGTCCATATCAACCTAAGTTAGCAGAGTATCCAAGGACTGAATCAGGGAGACAGTATCGTCGATTTCAGTACACTTGGTTTGATCAATTTCCTTGGCTAGAGTACTCTCCATCAAAGGATGcagtattttgttttccatgctttatctttgaaaacaaagtgCCTCGTCATCTCACATTCACCACCGAAGGCTTTAGAAGTTGGAAGAGGGTTAATGATGGGGTTAGATGTGCACTTTTGATGCATGTGGGAAGTCCCACTTCACCACATAATAATGCTGTGAAATCTGCTGAAGATTTAATGAAAGTAAGTAGACATATTGATAAAGTGTTGAATGCACAAACTGTTGAAGAAGTTCAGAAAAATCGGTTGAGACTTATGACAACAATTGAAAGTGTTCGATGGCTTAGCTTACAAGCATGTGCATTTAGAGGCCATGATGAATCTTCGACTTCTAATAATCGAGGTAATTTTTTGGAGATGATAAGACTTATGGGGAGACTGAATGTTGACATTGATGATGTTGTCTTAGAAAAAGCTCCGAAAAATGCAAAGTATACCTCGCCGACTATTCAAAAAGAGATTTTGCATATTCTTGCGAACAAAGTGAGGAAAAAGATTTGTGAAGAAGTTAGAGATGCAAAGTTTTGTATTTTGGTTGACGAAGCCAAAGATGCatcaaataaagaacaaatggcTATTGTTTTGAGATTTGTTGACATTCAGGGTTTTGTACGAGAGCGTTTTTTTAGTATTGTGCATGTTTCAGATACTACTTCTtcaacacttaaaaaacaaatttgtgaTGTGCTCGCTCGATATAACttgcatatttttaatatgcgaGGTCAAGGGTATGATGGTGCTAGCAATATGCGTGGCGCATGGAATGGACTACAAGCTCTATTTCTCAGAGATTGTCCTTatgcatattatgtacattgtTTTGCTCACCGATTACAACTGGCATTAGTTGCAGCAGCTGGAAATGAGAtttctatttggttatttttctcaaaattgacAACCATTATCAACCTTATTTGTGCTTCTCCAAAACGTCATACCGAGTTACATTATGCTCAGGCTATAGAAATTGCACATATGGTAGCTACTGGAGAACGTGAGACTGGTAGAAGGGCTAATCAAATTGGTAATTTACATCGAAGTGGAACTACTCGCTGGAGCTCTCATTTTGATTCTATTTGCAGCTTAATAGATATGTATGGTGTAACTATTACTGTGCTTGAAAGTATGGTTCAAGAAGGATCTTCTAATTCTATACGTGGAGAAGCTGGTGGTTGTTTGATTGTGatgaaatcttttgaatttatattcatcTTATATTTGATGCATAAAATAATGGGGATTACTGATTTACTTTGTCGAGCTTTGCAGCAAAAATCTCTTGATATCTTAAATGCAATGGATCTTGTATCAACTACTAAAGCATTGCTTCAAACTTTGAGAGATGCCGGATTTGATCTTCTCCTTGCAAATGTGCAATTTGTTTGCACAAAATATGAGATTGACATACCACATATGAATGCTTCGTACAAAAAGGCTACAGGTCGTTCATGTCAACAACAAGGTTCAGTGACAGTTTACCAGCATTATCATTATGATGTATTTAACTCAACAATAGATTTTCAGTTGGAAGAATTAAATTCTAGATTCAGTGATGAGACAGTGGAACTCCTTGTACTTAGCTCtgctttagaacctaaagacaactttaaatcatttaaagttgATGCTATTTACAAGCTTGCTGAGAAATTTTATCCTGAAGATTTCAATGAACAAGAGATGTATTATTTGAGATCTCAGCTAGAGCATTATCAGATTGATGTGATTCATCATGAGAGCTTTCAGAATATGTCTACAATTTCTGAATTATGTCGAGGATTAGCTGAAACAAATAAGTCGCAGcactatcatttgattgacaGGTTGATTCGTCTTGTTTTGACTTTGCCTGTTTCCACTGCCACTACAGAGCGGGCATTTTCAGCTATGAAACATGTTAAAACCGTGCTTCGcaataaaatgaaagaggagTTCTTAGCAGATTCTATGATGATTTACATTGAACGAGAGCTTGTTGAAGATATTGATTCGGATTCGATCATAGATGAATTCTATTCTATAAAACATCGAAGGGTGCAGCTTTga
- the LOC133701291 gene encoding remorin 1.4-like isoform X1: MYFMGEEEHEKAESKAVSLPTPAKEHGPVKEEKEASLNDAANEKNLVPVSENAADPTAAENVSGGSNNRDAILSRVETEKRYALIKAWVENEKAKVENKAHKKLSAIGSWETTKKVSVEAKIMKFEEKLERKKAEYAEKMKNKTAELHKAAEEKKAMIEAKKSEECLKVEETAAKFRATGYTPKKFLGCFSS, translated from the exons ATG TACTTTATGGGGGAGGAGGAGCACGAGAAAGCTGAATCTAAGGCAGTCTCTCTGCCTACACCAGCTAAAGAGCATGGACCTgttaaagaagagaaagaagccTCTTTAAATGATGCTGCTAATGAGAAGAACTTGGTCCCAGTTTCTGAAA ACGCTGCAGATCCAACTGCTGCTGAAAACGTTTCAGGGGGATCAAATAACAGAG ATGCTATCCTTTCAAGGGTTGAAACGGAGAAAAGATATGCTCTAATTAAAGCATGGGTAGAAAATGAGAAGGCTAAAGTGGAGAACAA GGCTCACAAAAAACTCTCTGCCATTGGATCATGGGAGACAACCAAGAAAGTATCAGTGGAGgcaaaaataatgaagtttgaG GAAAAACTGGAAAGGAAGAAGGCTGAATATGCAGAGAAAATGAAGAACAAAACAGCCGAACTCCACAAGGCTGCTGAAGAGAAGAAAGCAATGATTGAAGCGAAAAAAAGCGAAGAATGTCTCAAGGTAGAGGAAACCGCAGCGAAATTCCGAGCAACCGGGTATACGCCAAAGAAGTTTCTGGGATGCTTTAGTAGCTAA
- the LOC133701962 gene encoding nuclear transcription factor Y subunit C-3-like — MRQAGTYSGILSGGLSGKTGPHSLPLARIKKIMKKSGDDVKMISGEAPIVFSKACELFIEELTQRSWMITIQGKRRTLHKEDVASAVTATDIFDFLVNLVSNSSHSMDINPVEIETTSK, encoded by the coding sequence ATGAGGCAAGCTGGGACATACTCAGGAATACTTTCTGGCGGTTTATCTGGAAAAACTGGGCCTCACTCATTGCCATTGGCAAGAATCAAGAAGATCATGAAGAAATCCGGTGATGATGTGAAGATGATATCTGGTGAGGCCCCAATTGTGTTCTCAAAAGCATGTGAACTCTTCATCGAGGAGTTAACACAGAGGTCTTGGATGATCACCATCCAAGGCAAGAGGAGGACACTTCACAAAGAGGATGTGGCCTCTGCTGTTACAGCAACAGATATCTTTGACTTTCTTGTCAACTTGGTGTCTAATTCCAGCCACTCCATGGATATTAATCCTGTGGAAATCGAAACAACTAGCAAATAA
- the LOC133701291 gene encoding remorin 1.4-like isoform X2: MGEEEHEKAESKAVSLPTPAKEHGPVKEEKEASLNDAANEKNLVPVSENAADPTAAENVSGGSNNRDAILSRVETEKRYALIKAWVENEKAKVENKAHKKLSAIGSWETTKKVSVEAKIMKFEEKLERKKAEYAEKMKNKTAELHKAAEEKKAMIEAKKSEECLKVEETAAKFRATGYTPKKFLGCFSS; the protein is encoded by the exons ATGGGGGAGGAGGAGCACGAGAAAGCTGAATCTAAGGCAGTCTCTCTGCCTACACCAGCTAAAGAGCATGGACCTgttaaagaagagaaagaagccTCTTTAAATGATGCTGCTAATGAGAAGAACTTGGTCCCAGTTTCTGAAA ACGCTGCAGATCCAACTGCTGCTGAAAACGTTTCAGGGGGATCAAATAACAGAG ATGCTATCCTTTCAAGGGTTGAAACGGAGAAAAGATATGCTCTAATTAAAGCATGGGTAGAAAATGAGAAGGCTAAAGTGGAGAACAA GGCTCACAAAAAACTCTCTGCCATTGGATCATGGGAGACAACCAAGAAAGTATCAGTGGAGgcaaaaataatgaagtttgaG GAAAAACTGGAAAGGAAGAAGGCTGAATATGCAGAGAAAATGAAGAACAAAACAGCCGAACTCCACAAGGCTGCTGAAGAGAAGAAAGCAATGATTGAAGCGAAAAAAAGCGAAGAATGTCTCAAGGTAGAGGAAACCGCAGCGAAATTCCGAGCAACCGGGTATACGCCAAAGAAGTTTCTGGGATGCTTTAGTAGCTAA
- the LOC133701406 gene encoding LIM domain-containing protein WLIM2b-like: MGFTGTLERCKACDKTVYFIELVSADGVPYHKKCFKCSHCNGLLVMSSYSSIDGVLYCRPHYDQLFKETGNFSKKLQSSGEKKNGLTKAPSKLSSMFSGTQDKCASCKKTVYPLEKVTVEGEFFHKSCFRCSHGGCFITPSSYAALDGILYCKAHFSQLFKQKGSYSYLTKTSTMKKNAVNLPEEKSEAEQNHLTVPEASSDLAIAHENVQN, encoded by the exons ATGGGTTTCACTGGGACCTTAGAGAGATGCAAGGCCTGTGATAAAACTGTTTATTTCATTGAATTGGTGTCAGCTGATGGAGTTCCTTATCATAAGAAGTGCTTCAAATGCAGCCACTGCAATGGACTTCTTGTG ATGAGCAGCTATTCCTCAATCGATGGTGTTCTATATTGCAGACCTCATTACGACCAGCTCTTCAAGGAGACTGGCAATTTTAGCAAGAAACTCCAATCCT CgggagagaagaaaaatggcCTG ACAAAGGCCCCAAGCAAACTCTCTTCCATGTTCTCTGGCACCCAGGACAAATGTGCATCCTGTAAAAAAACTGTATACCCACTAGAGAAG GTGACTGTGGAGGGAGAATTCTTCCACAAGTCATGCTTCAGGTGCTCTCATGGAGGTTGCTTTATCACACCATCATCCTACGCTGCTCTTGACGGTATACTATACTGCAAGGCCCACTTCTCGCAATTGTTTAAGCAGAAGGGAAGCTATAGTTATCTCACCAAAACTTCCACGATGAAGAAAAACGCAGTAAATTTGCCAGAAGAAAAATCTGAAGCAGAACAAAACCATTTAACAGTACCAGAAGCTAGCTCTGACTTAGCCATTGCACATGAGAATGTGCAGAACTAG